A window of the Gossypium hirsutum isolate 1008001.06 chromosome A05, Gossypium_hirsutum_v2.1, whole genome shotgun sequence genome harbors these coding sequences:
- the LOC107906149 gene encoding transcription factor bHLH68 isoform X2, with the protein MKIEVASSSSSSTTTTITTVQLSKQMMAAGNPSMVPPSQQHSSNLLTPITPSLFPPQYVLGTSTSLLPTSLPDHHYQELPPLQSWSQLLLGGLSGEEERFGPSHYQPKKLEIWESQILNPSPRVPSVVDVKQEGTQNSNIFGHGNDEFQASAAAWSQIMPVSPPRSCITSLSSNMLDLSSYKAADHETTVNQPGLDHSSECNSIVAGGRFKKARVQPSSTSSQPPLKVRKEKLGDRITALHQLVSPFGKTDTASVLLEVIGYIRFLQDQIEVMFLPHRLFSFLTLSALLPSCSEISS; encoded by the exons ATGAAAATTGAAGTAGCTagctcatcatcatcatcaacaacaacaacaataacaacaGTGCAATTAAGCAAACAAATGATGGCAGCTGGAAACCCTAGCATGGTTCCACCTTCGCAACAGCATTCTTCTAATCTGTTAACTCCAATAACCCCATCTCTCTTTCCCCCTCAGTATGTTCTTGGAACTTCTACTTCTCTTCTTCCTACTTCTTTGCCTGATCATCATTATCAAGAGCTTCCACCACTACAGTCATGGAGCCAACTACTCCT GGGAGGATTATCTGGTGAAGAAGAAAGGTTTGGACCAAGTCATTATCAGCCTAAAAAGTTGGAAATTTGGGAAAGCCAAATCCTAAACCCATCGCCAAGGGTTCCTTCGGTTGTTGACGTAAAGCAAGAGGGTACTCAAAATAGCAACATATTCGGTCATGGCAATGATGAATTTCAAGCATCAGCAGCTGCTTGGTCCCAAATCATGCCAGTTTCCCCCCCTAGATCTTGTATTACTAGCTTAAGTAGTAACATGTTAGATTTGTCTTCCTACAAAGCGGCAGATCATGAAACAACTGTTAATCAACCTGGTTTAGATCATTCTTCTGAG TGTAATAGCATAGTCGCAGGTGGGCGGTTCAAGAAGGCTAGGGTTCAGCCATCTTCAACTTCAAGCCAACCACCTCTAAAG GTGAGAAAAGAGAAGCTAGGAGATAGAATAACAGCACTTCACCAGTTAGTTTCCCCATTTGGAAAG ACTGACACTGCTTCTGTGTTGTTAGAAGTTATTGGGTATATCAGATTCCTTCAGGATCAAATTGAGGTGATGTTTCTTCCACACCGgctcttttcttttttaacacTTTCTGCCCTACTCCCAAGCTGCTCAGAAATAA GCTCTTAG
- the LOC107906149 gene encoding transcription factor bHLH68 isoform X1: MKIEVASSSSSSTTTTITTVQLSKQMMAAGNPSMVPPSQQHSSNLLTPITPSLFPPQYVLGTSTSLLPTSLPDHHYQELPPLQSWSQLLLGGLSGEEERFGPSHYQPKKLEIWESQILNPSPRVPSVVDVKQEGTQNSNIFGHGNDEFQASAAAWSQIMPVSPPRSCITSLSSNMLDLSSYKAADHETTVNQPGLDHSSECNSIVAGGRFKKARVQPSSTSSQPPLKVRKEKLGDRITALHQLVSPFGKTDTASVLLEVIGYIRFLQDQIEALSSPYLGTASPGVTNQQSEKPKDLRSRGLCLVPVSFTHPVESDCNGADYWAPAFAGAGSF; this comes from the exons ATGAAAATTGAAGTAGCTagctcatcatcatcatcaacaacaacaacaataacaacaGTGCAATTAAGCAAACAAATGATGGCAGCTGGAAACCCTAGCATGGTTCCACCTTCGCAACAGCATTCTTCTAATCTGTTAACTCCAATAACCCCATCTCTCTTTCCCCCTCAGTATGTTCTTGGAACTTCTACTTCTCTTCTTCCTACTTCTTTGCCTGATCATCATTATCAAGAGCTTCCACCACTACAGTCATGGAGCCAACTACTCCT GGGAGGATTATCTGGTGAAGAAGAAAGGTTTGGACCAAGTCATTATCAGCCTAAAAAGTTGGAAATTTGGGAAAGCCAAATCCTAAACCCATCGCCAAGGGTTCCTTCGGTTGTTGACGTAAAGCAAGAGGGTACTCAAAATAGCAACATATTCGGTCATGGCAATGATGAATTTCAAGCATCAGCAGCTGCTTGGTCCCAAATCATGCCAGTTTCCCCCCCTAGATCTTGTATTACTAGCTTAAGTAGTAACATGTTAGATTTGTCTTCCTACAAAGCGGCAGATCATGAAACAACTGTTAATCAACCTGGTTTAGATCATTCTTCTGAG TGTAATAGCATAGTCGCAGGTGGGCGGTTCAAGAAGGCTAGGGTTCAGCCATCTTCAACTTCAAGCCAACCACCTCTAAAG GTGAGAAAAGAGAAGCTAGGAGATAGAATAACAGCACTTCACCAGTTAGTTTCCCCATTTGGAAAG ACTGACACTGCTTCTGTGTTGTTAGAAGTTATTGGGTATATCAGATTCCTTCAGGATCAAATTGAG GCTCTTAGCTCCCCTTACTTGGGTACTGCATCTCCAGGCGTGACAAACCAACAATCT GAAAAACCAAAGGACTTGAGGAGTAGAGGGCTGTGCTTGGTTCCAGTATCTTTCACTCATCCAGTTGAAAGTGATTGTAATGGTGCTGATTACTGGGCACCGGCATTCGCAGGCGCCGGCAGCTTTTAA